From Agrobacterium tumefaciens, a single genomic window includes:
- a CDS encoding cellulose synthase has translation MNKPLSTSALILALVALSAFHWRDEILGRVSDVHTGAVNDGNRAQRTSSTTANPADINSFLRSRELAQATPPVTVPATAPQQSRQGERSQQNPAEAVTAQNGQAAPSGQNPDVDLSALRYFAAKGDTQRLQAEIARLRILYPNWTPPSDPLAIPENGDAQLDAMWQLYANGRYAEVRKAIADRQQAEPGWQPPSNLSDMLALAEARQRLVNASDLKQYAVVVDTAASNPSLLTCGEVDVLWRVAEAFASTERTARARDAYLYVLNNCTTGSDRLATIQKASTLLPIDMMEDLLSTEKAGADGQLEFEPVKNDLARQFVAKAGEPVTKEETDTRMASAPVTVPSAYLMRLERLAETDKLASDALLLGWYQIRQKNLPEAEKWFRRAREEEDTASASQGLALTLIDRNEPREAEDVMYKWRGSSDDAHATYLAATANLLALEPPLVLPADVLQRIAAETMAEKDAATAQQFGWYSRAFRQTPLALQWFSTALGWKPDDEPSAYGLALSYHDLRNLAALRSLQQQWASQSQRIADIGTVRTVEPSVPVSVAPSQTMVPQTQVPAQTVAHGDVPIAYNPPAAGRVTQDAPRRQARVSAQVPRARSCSVYPDPQRLSAQQALDLGWCLMESNRPAEALKAFDSAIAGGQSTVRSDAAYGQSLAYLRMGLTDNAAVSATRSTLDHSKAAELQVAILAERALAAFQSRRYAETLLLLDQRARLVDERSDLMVIRGYSYLAMRRYADATQIFESVASTGNQDAIKGLAAVRAANPKGGPQGGG, from the coding sequence ATGAACAAACCCCTTTCGACTTCGGCTCTTATTCTCGCTCTGGTGGCGCTTTCCGCCTTCCATTGGCGTGACGAGATATTGGGCCGGGTTTCCGATGTGCACACGGGAGCGGTCAACGACGGCAATCGGGCGCAGCGTACGTCTTCCACGACGGCCAATCCGGCCGATATCAATTCATTCCTGAGGAGCCGTGAACTGGCGCAGGCAACGCCGCCGGTTACCGTTCCTGCAACGGCGCCCCAACAATCCCGACAGGGCGAGCGATCGCAACAGAATCCAGCCGAAGCCGTGACGGCTCAGAACGGTCAGGCCGCGCCATCAGGGCAAAATCCTGATGTCGATCTGAGCGCATTGCGCTACTTTGCGGCGAAAGGCGATACTCAACGATTGCAGGCTGAAATTGCGCGTCTGCGCATCCTCTATCCCAACTGGACACCACCGTCCGATCCTCTTGCCATCCCCGAAAACGGCGACGCGCAGCTTGATGCAATGTGGCAGCTCTATGCCAACGGCCGATATGCAGAGGTACGCAAGGCCATAGCGGATAGGCAGCAGGCAGAACCAGGCTGGCAGCCTCCGAGCAATCTGAGCGACATGCTGGCTCTTGCCGAAGCGCGGCAACGTCTTGTCAATGCATCCGATCTCAAGCAATACGCGGTTGTGGTGGATACGGCTGCTTCCAATCCAAGCCTGCTGACATGCGGAGAGGTCGATGTCCTCTGGCGTGTCGCCGAAGCCTTTGCCAGTACCGAGAGGACAGCCAGAGCACGCGACGCCTATCTCTACGTCTTGAACAATTGCACGACCGGCAGTGATCGTCTTGCGACGATCCAGAAGGCGTCGACCTTGCTGCCCATAGACATGATGGAAGACCTTCTCTCCACGGAGAAGGCCGGTGCAGACGGACAGCTCGAGTTCGAACCGGTCAAAAACGACCTTGCACGACAGTTCGTCGCGAAGGCAGGCGAGCCCGTGACGAAGGAGGAAACCGACACGAGGATGGCGAGTGCACCGGTCACCGTTCCGTCCGCCTATCTCATGCGGCTTGAGCGCCTTGCTGAAACTGACAAGTTGGCGAGTGACGCCCTGCTGCTTGGTTGGTACCAAATCCGCCAAAAGAATTTGCCGGAGGCAGAGAAATGGTTCCGTCGTGCGCGCGAAGAAGAAGATACGGCCTCTGCCTCACAGGGGCTCGCGCTCACCTTGATCGATCGCAATGAACCTCGCGAAGCAGAAGATGTCATGTATAAGTGGCGTGGGTCTTCGGATGATGCACATGCGACTTACCTGGCGGCAACCGCCAATCTCCTGGCGCTGGAACCTCCACTCGTTCTCCCTGCCGACGTCCTGCAACGTATCGCCGCTGAAACAATGGCAGAAAAAGACGCAGCGACTGCACAGCAATTTGGCTGGTATTCGCGTGCCTTCCGGCAGACGCCGCTCGCGCTGCAATGGTTCTCCACGGCGCTTGGCTGGAAACCGGATGACGAGCCTTCGGCATATGGTCTGGCACTCAGTTATCATGATCTGCGCAATCTTGCTGCACTCAGAAGCCTGCAGCAGCAGTGGGCAAGCCAGTCACAACGCATCGCCGATATCGGAACAGTACGGACAGTCGAGCCGTCCGTTCCGGTCTCTGTCGCCCCGTCACAGACGATGGTGCCTCAGACGCAGGTACCGGCACAGACGGTCGCTCATGGGGACGTACCCATTGCCTACAACCCACCCGCCGCCGGCCGGGTGACACAGGACGCACCGCGCAGGCAGGCGCGTGTTTCTGCGCAGGTTCCGCGTGCTCGCTCCTGCTCGGTTTATCCGGATCCGCAAAGACTTTCAGCCCAGCAGGCACTTGATCTCGGTTGGTGCCTGATGGAATCAAATAGACCGGCCGAGGCTTTGAAAGCGTTCGATTCCGCGATTGCCGGCGGACAATCCACGGTGCGCAGTGATGCAGCATACGGCCAGAGCCTCGCATATCTGCGCATGGGGCTGACCGACAACGCGGCGGTGTCTGCAACGAGGTCGACGCTGGATCACTCAAAGGCGGCCGAATTGCAGGTGGCAATTCTGGCAGAAAGGGCGCTCGCTGCATTTCAATCACGCCGTTACGCAGAAACGCTCCTCTTGCTTGACCAGCGCGCCAGACTTGTCGATGAGCGGAGCGACTTGATGGTGATACGTGGTTATTCCTACCTCGCCATGCGGCGTTACGCTGATGCGACCCAGATTTTCGAAAGTGTCGCGTCTACCGGCAACCAGGATGCAATCAAGGGACTAGCTGCGGTGCGTGCCGCAAATCCCAAGGGCGGTCCGCAGGGCGGCGGTTGA
- a CDS encoding amidohydrolase has product MFLTNKDLIDLVDFRRELHRFPEISGGEKETAIRIRRFLERAAPDQVLADLGGHGVAAVYDSGRSGPSILIRSELDALPIEEKTGVAYSSTINGRGHLCGHDGHSTILTALALGLSRTPPETGRVILLFQPAEETGAGAAAVLADPRFSEIKPDFSFSLHNLPGLPLGHVSLIDGPVNCASRGLKIRLSGKTAHASMPEYGISPMRAISQLMPALTELGSGHPSQPDFSMVTVTHASMGEAAFGISPADAEIWVTLRTLTDDRMAALCADAEALAHKVAASENLSLEMAYDDIFLYCDNAPDAVSHLIQALDDEKITRGTEGLPMRGSEDFGRFRSVSSSAMFFLGAGMNSASLHNPDYDFPDELIEIGARIFMRTIRNLTDRQ; this is encoded by the coding sequence ATGTTTCTGACGAACAAGGACTTGATCGATCTCGTGGACTTTCGTCGCGAGCTGCACCGTTTCCCGGAAATTTCAGGAGGAGAAAAGGAAACGGCGATCCGCATCCGCCGTTTTCTGGAAAGAGCAGCGCCTGATCAAGTTCTTGCTGACCTTGGAGGTCACGGCGTGGCGGCCGTCTACGATAGCGGACGATCCGGCCCGTCCATTCTGATCCGCTCCGAACTCGATGCCCTGCCCATCGAGGAAAAGACTGGTGTCGCCTATAGCTCCACCATAAACGGCCGCGGGCATCTTTGTGGCCATGACGGCCATTCGACAATTCTGACCGCCCTTGCTCTTGGCCTTTCACGGACCCCTCCTGAAACAGGCCGGGTAATCCTGCTTTTCCAACCGGCAGAGGAAACAGGGGCCGGCGCTGCAGCGGTTCTCGCCGATCCCCGATTTTCCGAGATCAAACCCGACTTCTCTTTCTCGCTCCACAATCTGCCGGGGCTGCCCCTCGGCCATGTCAGCCTCATCGATGGACCTGTGAATTGCGCATCGAGAGGCCTTAAAATCAGATTGTCGGGAAAGACCGCACACGCCTCGATGCCGGAGTACGGCATCTCGCCGATGCGGGCTATATCGCAGTTGATGCCGGCCCTGACCGAACTTGGTTCAGGCCATCCCTCGCAGCCGGATTTTTCGATGGTGACTGTCACGCATGCTTCAATGGGCGAGGCAGCTTTTGGCATATCACCGGCTGACGCAGAAATCTGGGTGACCTTGCGGACTTTGACCGATGACAGAATGGCGGCGCTTTGTGCAGATGCAGAAGCGTTGGCACACAAGGTTGCGGCGAGCGAAAACCTTTCACTTGAAATGGCTTACGACGACATATTCCTGTATTGCGACAACGCTCCGGACGCCGTGTCTCACCTCATCCAGGCTCTGGACGATGAGAAAATCACTCGGGGTACAGAAGGATTGCCAATGCGTGGCTCGGAGGATTTCGGGCGGTTCCGATCAGTATCTTCATCCGCCATGTTTTTCCTCGGCGCGGGCATGAATTCAGCCAGCCTGCACAATCCCGACTACGATTTTCCCGACGAATTGATCGAGATTGGTGCACGCATTTTCATGCGTACGATCCGCAACCTCACCGATAGACAGTGA